The following are encoded in a window of Rubellicoccus peritrichatus genomic DNA:
- a CDS encoding nucleoside hydrolase: MKNFLCFLLFFLLSLSLYAEEKRKVVLCADISAGDYAWGNNETYNWRDVDDLWAMIWLLNQEDIEVVAILISYGNAFCDGYVLGDPCPTECPIVEQNANRAREFVALANRDIPVYVGSICEFDESMETPVGTAAVIDMIRELDSVDVLAIGPATDPAYIVRDLNDSGEITKIDQITILMGFFGTWAGDGAFDINGTEVGDANFINDPSAMSWLVEDAPSRPPFRFVPFNTARFGLVTPAMIDSLWQINGPASSRVAFLSEHWQAQWMSVLEEQGFHLWDLVCALCMPGDGVSVETIDIYPEIESVDVEGTSTLTVQLNEEGSTSSNVNGVDVCVTRINSIGSPQLFPEATFTSYPDDVGSPSSFAAISQISFNEILKLDKIATDNRIGTGQFGILENLFALSETIRLSPWFSQFSIQPAPWIYQFDLGFLFLSGEDETNIWMYDDTSQGYFWTANSLYPFLYRDSNQTWYYFIETIDGIRYFQNLSTDQTQTF; encoded by the coding sequence ATGAAGAATTTTCTCTGTTTCCTATTGTTCTTTCTGCTTTCTCTATCCTTGTATGCTGAGGAAAAGCGCAAAGTTGTTCTCTGCGCAGATATATCTGCTGGCGACTACGCATGGGGCAATAACGAAACCTACAATTGGCGGGATGTTGATGACCTTTGGGCAATGATTTGGCTTCTGAATCAGGAAGATATTGAGGTGGTTGCAATTTTGATTAGCTATGGCAATGCCTTTTGCGATGGCTATGTTCTTGGTGATCCTTGTCCGACCGAATGTCCTATTGTTGAGCAGAATGCTAATAGAGCTCGTGAGTTTGTCGCTCTGGCTAATCGTGACATCCCGGTTTATGTTGGCAGCATATGTGAGTTTGATGAATCGATGGAGACGCCGGTGGGCACTGCTGCAGTCATCGATATGATTCGGGAATTAGACTCTGTTGATGTTCTGGCAATTGGGCCAGCTACAGATCCAGCCTATATAGTTCGTGATTTGAATGATTCAGGAGAAATCACAAAAATAGACCAAATCACTATTTTGATGGGCTTTTTCGGGACATGGGCTGGCGATGGTGCTTTTGACATTAATGGGACCGAAGTAGGAGATGCGAATTTTATTAACGATCCTAGTGCGATGTCATGGTTGGTTGAAGATGCTCCCAGCCGTCCTCCGTTTCGCTTTGTTCCCTTTAATACAGCGCGGTTTGGCTTGGTCACACCTGCGATGATCGATTCCCTATGGCAAATCAATGGTCCAGCCAGTAGCCGGGTGGCCTTTCTTTCAGAGCACTGGCAGGCTCAATGGATGAGTGTTCTGGAAGAACAGGGATTCCATCTTTGGGATTTGGTTTGTGCGCTTTGTATGCCTGGCGATGGTGTATCCGTTGAGACAATCGACATTTACCCCGAAATCGAATCGGTTGACGTTGAGGGCACGAGCACACTCACAGTTCAATTAAACGAAGAAGGAAGTACCAGTAGCAATGTGAATGGTGTTGATGTCTGTGTGACCCGGATTAATTCGATTGGCAGTCCTCAGCTTTTCCCAGAGGCGACTTTTACTTCCTATCCTGATGACGTTGGATCTCCGTCCAGCTTTGCAGCCATCTCTCAAATCAGTTTTAATGAAATACTTAAACTGGATAAGATCGCCACAGACAATCGGATCGGAACAGGGCAATTTGGTATTTTGGAAAACCTCTTTGCCTTAAGTGAAACCATTCGCCTTTCGCCATGGTTCTCGCAGTTCTCTATTCAACCTGCACCCTGGATTTACCAGTTTGATTTGGGCTTTCTCTTCCTGAGCGGAGAAGATGAAACCAACATATGGATGTACGATGACACAAGTCAGGGATACTTTTGGACGGCAAACAGTTTGTACCCTTTCCTTTATCGTGACTCCAACCAGACATGGTATTACTTTATCGAAACCATCGATGGCATTCGTTATTTTCAAAACTTGAGCACTGACCAAACGCAGACTTTTTGA